The Methanocella arvoryzae MRE50 DNA window GAGGGCGGAGAGGTCTGAGAGGAGGATAGGGAGTGTGGAAAGGTTTGGGAGGATTTTTTAAAGATATTCTCTCTGACCTCCGGGTACTCACATAACCTCCTCTCTGAACTCAATGGCCTCCCTGACCTCCCAGCTTGAACGTATCCTCTCTAAACTCCGTGAACCTCTTTGGCCTCCCCTCCGACCTCTCAACACCTCCCGGACCCGGATTTTTCATGGGGCCCGAAAAACCGTAGTAGTCCGACCATCAGGTCGGACGTCGACCCGCTGAGAACATTAAATAGAACAAGATTTGTCGGCAACCTGCTACTGCAATGAATTTTTATCATCTGCACGTAGGCCGGTCGCCAACTTAAACGCGTCAATTTTTATCTATCTCTATGTCGTGTACGACGCGTTAATATCCACATACTTGTGCGTCAGGTCGCAGCCCCAGGCCGTAGCCGAGCTCTTCCCTAACTTTAACTCAACAGTCACGTAAAGCGTGTCGTTGCCCATGATCTTCTTAGCCTTTGCCAGTGTCTTCTCGTCGCTCTTGGGCACACCTGCATCGACCAGGCTTACCTTGCTCTTGCCGTCCGAGAAGATCAGGCTTACTTTAGCTGGGTCGATCTCGCTACCGGAGTAGCCGACGGCGCAGACTGCCCTGCCCCAGTTGGGGTCGGTGCCATACACAGCGCTCTTGAACAGCGGCGACCTGATGATGGCCTTAGCTGCTAATCTGGCGTCCTCGATCGACTTTGCGCCGGTGACCGTGGCCTCGATGAGCTTGGTGGCGCCCTCACCATCGCGAGCGACTTTCTTCGCCAGTTCCATGCAGACAGTGTCCAGGCCTTCCTGGAACTTCTTCATGTCCGCAGGCTTGCCGGCCTCGCCAGTAGCAATCAGGAACAGGTTATCGTTGGTGCTTGTGTCGCCGTCGACGACCACCATGTTGAATGACCTGTCGACCGCTTTCTGCAGGCACTTCTGGAGCTGGGCCCGGCCGATCTTCGCGTCGGTGAACACGAACGCGAGCATCGTTCCCATGTTGGGCTCGATCATGCCGGAGCCTTTGCAGATGCCGCCTATCCGAATGCCGCCCTCTATTTCGACCGCATACGACTTGGGGACCAGATCAGTCGTCATGATAGCCTTGTTGGCCATTTCACTGCCCTCTGCCTTGCTGGTGAGCTTCGAGAAGACTTCCTCGAAGTGGTCTATGTACCATGGCATATCCATGGGCCTGCCGATGACGCCCGTAGAGGAGACGCCGATCGTGTGGGGATCGACGTTCAGCTTTTTGGCCAGCAGGTTGGCCATGGCAATAGCATCTTTGACTCCCTGCTCGTGGGTGAACGCGTTTGCGCAGCCGCTGTTGGCGATGATGCCGTTGAATTCCTTGCCCATCTTTTTCAGGTGATCCTGCGACACCAGGACCGGAGCCGCCTTGACCTTGTTCAGCGTGAATACTCCCGCAGCGGGGCCTTTGGCGAGCATGATCGCTAAGCCCATTTTGCCTTCCTTGATGCCCCACGCCTTTACGCCTTTGACGGCACAGATGCCGCCTTTTACCTCTTTCATTTCCTTCCACCTAAACCGTGTATGATGTCGTCTCTGGTGACTATACCTACCAGCTGATCGCCTTTCATGACGGGCAGCCTGTTGACATTCCGCCTGACCATCTCTGCCGCTGCGTCCTCGATGTCCGTTTCCGGCGTGGTGGTCCAGACCTCTTTATGCATGATGTCCTTGACCGGCTTGTGTCCCAGGTCAGTATAAGCGTTCTGCAGGTCCCTGATCTGCATGAGCCCCCGGAAGGGGATCTCCAGGATCACTTCGAGCGGGCTCGGCAGCCAGAGGGTGTCCGATCTCGGGGGTACGGCAAGCAGCTTCAGGATGTCGCCTTCAGTGACGATGCCCGCCAGCCTGTCCTTGTCCATGACCGGGATGCCGCTGACATTCTTCTCGCTCATCAGCTTGATGACGTCCTGGATGGCATCCGAGGGCGTGCAGGTGATAACCGTCGTTGTCATTATTTCTCCTACTTTCATGACAAAATCCTCCTATGGCGACAGGCCGCTGGTCCAGAGGCCGGTGCGCTCGTCGAAACCGTACATGAGATTCATGTTCTGGATCGCCTGGCCGGAGGCTCCCTTGACCATGTTGTCTATGGCCGAGACTACGACGATCCTGTCCGAGTCCTTCTCGACCTCGAACGCTATGTCGCAGAAGTTGCTGCCTCTCACGTTAGCCAGTGACGGCTTTTGCAGTCTAACGAACGGCTTGTTCTTGTAGAACTCATCGTAGATCGTCTGTACCTGATCTGTCGTAAGCGGCTCGTCCACGAACAGGTGGGCTGTCGTCATGATGCCCCTGGTCGACGGTATTACGTGAGGGGTGAAGTGGATTCTGGTGCTGTTGTTGAGCCGGAGCATCTCCTGCTCGATCTCCGCTTTGTGGCGGTGGGTGGTCAGGTTGTACGGCCGGACGTTCTGAGTGACGTTAGGGTAGTGAGTGCCCTCGGTGGGGTCCTGCCCTGAGCCAGATATGCCCGATTTCGAGTCTACCACCGCCCTGTTTACCAGGCCCTGCGCGATCAGCGGTGCGCAGGCCAGATTTGCCCCTGTTGGGTAGCATCCCGGGTTTGCTATCAAGGTGGCGTCTTTGACCTCGGGGTGAAGCTCGGGCAGTCCATAGACCGCTTCTCTGGGATCGAGGTGCTTCTTGTTGTAGACCTGTTCGAATTTTTCCGTCGGCAGCCGGTAGTCTGCGCTCAGGTCGATGACTCTGAGGCCGTACTTCAGCAGTTCGGGCACGACAGCCATGGCAGCCCCGTGCGGTACTGCGGTGAAAACTACGTCGCACCGCTCAGCGATTTTCGCCGGGTCGGGGTCCTCGAACTTCAGGTCCGTGAGGCTCTTCAGGTTAGGGTGGACTGTGTCCACGGGCTGGCCTGCCTGCTTCCGTGATGTAACCACGGTGACTTCGGCCAGCGGGTGTATCGAAAGAAGCCTCAGCAATTCGCCACCGGTGTAGCCGGTGCCGCCAACAATCCCGATCTTTAACATATTTCTTTCACCTAAGGATCGCTTTCCTTGATCTTCTGCCTGATTGTGCGGCTGGACGCGTAAGGCGAGTGGTCAGACGTCTGTATCCTGACGATCTCTGCCTTGATCCCTCTCTCGGCCAGCTGTTTTTTCAGCTCGTTTTCGTTCCAGTGCTGGTTGAACCCGATCGCGATGACTTCCGGCTGGATTTGCCTGATGGGCTCGAACATGTCGGTTTCGCTGCCCAGCACGGCGTGATCGACACACTTGAGCGACTGCACCATGAAAAGCCTCTGCTCTTCGGGTATCAGCGGCTTGCGTTTATGCTTGATCGTGCTCTCCCTCGCGACGATGACCCAGAGTTCGTCTCCGTGCTTTCGGGCTTCGCACAGGTACAGCACGTGGCCCGGGTGCAGAATGTCGAATGTCCCTGTGGCCACGACTCTGCGGACCATCAGTTACCACCTGCGGGCTCGTCTACTACTGGAATAGCCACTCTCTCGCCCCGGGGATTGTAGCATACCCAGTCGTTTTCCATGTACGGGTACGCCACGATGATGTTATAGGTGCCCTTGCTGCCGAACATGTGAATGTCTGCATCGGAGTACCGGAGATCGTGTACGGGGTGACTGTGGACCGATCCGACGATCGAGCGGTCGATGGGCATCATGTGGAACATCATTATGGCAGAGTCCTCGTCGGAGGCCGTTCCGGGGACCAGCAGTATTTCGTTGATCACTCCCTTCTCAGCCCGCAGCAAGGCGGCGAACTCGTGGGGGTGGGTGGACTTGCTGGCTTCCATGATCAGCTTGAGTAGGTCTCTGGAAATCCCTTTCACGCCATTATTTCCCGCCACTGTGATCATTCCTGCCCGGATTTGACACTTCTACGTGTTGTTCGTACTTAAGATTAATTACGCGGCTTGCCACTCCGCATTTTCCATCGTACAGCTGTTTTTACATATCGGTCCGCTGGCTGATATATTTTGCCCGAAGCGCTGCTATTAGCCGGCATACCAGTATTTCACCATAGCCTCCAAATCAGGTTACTGACTATGCATCTTTCCGACCACTTTGTAGACCCCGGCTCTTACGGGGGATACCAGATACAAAATGTGTCTGGCACTATCCTGTCTATGCTTACCGGGGAGCGTCCTACCGCCGTTTTGCCACGGGAAGCGCTTGGTGGACTCTATAAGGAGTACGATAAAGTGGTCCTGTTCCTTGTAGACGGCTTCGGGTGGAGTCAGTTCACTAATATGGCTCTCCAGAGGCCGTTTATCAAAAGCCTGCTTGATACCGGCGTATTATTAAAGCTAGCGACACAGTTTCCCTCGACTACTGCGTGCAATGTGACAACGGTCAACACTGGCCTGACGGTAGCCCGGCACGGCCTCTTCGAGTGGTTCTACTACGAGCCTGAAGCTGATGACATCATTGCGCCGCTACTCTTCTCTTACGCCCGGGAGCAGAAGGTTCGTGACTCCCTCAGGAAAAATGCAGGCGTGAAGCCGGCTGAGATATACCCGTCGGAGAGCATCTATCAGAAAATGGCCGGTCACGGGGTCAAATGTTATGCTTTCCAGAACCGGGAGTATGCCCGGTCGACTTTTTCGGATATCATCTTCAGTCCTGCGATCGTTCAGGGCTATGAGTCTGCCTCGGATGGCCTGGCTGCACTGGCAAAAGCAGTGCTTTCAGAGCCTGAAAAGGCCTACTTCTACTTCTACTACGATGGCATAGACTCAGCGCTTCATCATCATGGTCCCGGATCGAAAGAAGTCCGGGCGGCCTTCAGCAAATTTCTGGAGTGTCTGGAAAAAGTTTTCCGGGAAACGCTCTTGAGTGCGGGGATAGATAAAGTCGGCAACACCGCCTTTATCCTCACCGCAGATCACGGGCAGACGTCGATCGATCCTGCGAAGACGATTTACCTGAATCAAGACTTTCCTGAGATAGAGCGGTATCTGCGAAGGAACCGTGATGGAA harbors:
- a CDS encoding Mov34/MPN/PAD-1 family protein, which translates into the protein MITVAGNNGVKGISRDLLKLIMEASKSTHPHEFAALLRAEKGVINEILLVPGTASDEDSAIMMFHMMPIDRSIVGSVHSHPVHDLRYSDADIHMFGSKGTYNIIVAYPYMENDWVCYNPRGERVAIPVVDEPAGGN
- the argC gene encoding N-acetyl-gamma-glutamyl-phosphate reductase; translated protein: MLKIGIVGGTGYTGGELLRLLSIHPLAEVTVVTSRKQAGQPVDTVHPNLKSLTDLKFEDPDPAKIAERCDVVFTAVPHGAAMAVVPELLKYGLRVIDLSADYRLPTEKFEQVYNKKHLDPREAVYGLPELHPEVKDATLIANPGCYPTGANLACAPLIAQGLVNRAVVDSKSGISGSGQDPTEGTHYPNVTQNVRPYNLTTHRHKAEIEQEMLRLNNSTRIHFTPHVIPSTRGIMTTAHLFVDEPLTTDQVQTIYDEFYKNKPFVRLQKPSLANVRGSNFCDIAFEVEKDSDRIVVVSAIDNMVKGASGQAIQNMNLMYGFDERTGLWTSGLSP
- a CDS encoding alkaline phosphatase family protein, yielding MHLSDHFVDPGSYGGYQIQNVSGTILSMLTGERPTAVLPREALGGLYKEYDKVVLFLVDGFGWSQFTNMALQRPFIKSLLDTGVLLKLATQFPSTTACNVTTVNTGLTVARHGLFEWFYYEPEADDIIAPLLFSYAREQKVRDSLRKNAGVKPAEIYPSESIYQKMAGHGVKCYAFQNREYARSTFSDIIFSPAIVQGYESASDGLAALAKAVLSEPEKAYFYFYYDGIDSALHHHGPGSKEVRAAFSKFLECLEKVFRETLLSAGIDKVGNTAFILTADHGQTSIDPAKTIYLNQDFPEIERYLRRNRDGKILAPAGSCRDMFLYVKAEYLPATLAFLNERLYGRAIVCKTSDLVSAGYFGSSDISEALRGRLGDLVILPLQGESVWWYEKDVFEVTFKGHHGGLTRDEMEIPFLMWSL
- a CDS encoding adenylyltransferase/cytidyltransferase family protein, whose protein sequence is MVRRVVATGTFDILHPGHVLYLCEARKHGDELWVIVARESTIKHKRKPLIPEEQRLFMVQSLKCVDHAVLGSETDMFEPIRQIQPEVIAIGFNQHWNENELKKQLAERGIKAEIVRIQTSDHSPYASSRTIRQKIKESDP
- the argJ gene encoding bifunctional ornithine acetyltransferase/N-acetylglutamate synthase, translating into MKEVKGGICAVKGVKAWGIKEGKMGLAIMLAKGPAAGVFTLNKVKAAPVLVSQDHLKKMGKEFNGIIANSGCANAFTHEQGVKDAIAMANLLAKKLNVDPHTIGVSSTGVIGRPMDMPWYIDHFEEVFSKLTSKAEGSEMANKAIMTTDLVPKSYAVEIEGGIRIGGICKGSGMIEPNMGTMLAFVFTDAKIGRAQLQKCLQKAVDRSFNMVVVDGDTSTNDNLFLIATGEAGKPADMKKFQEGLDTVCMELAKKVARDGEGATKLIEATVTGAKSIEDARLAAKAIIRSPLFKSAVYGTDPNWGRAVCAVGYSGSEIDPAKVSLIFSDGKSKVSLVDAGVPKSDEKTLAKAKKIMGNDTLYVTVELKLGKSSATAWGCDLTHKYVDINASYTT
- a CDS encoding CBS domain-containing protein; translated protein: MTTTVITCTPSDAIQDVIKLMSEKNVSGIPVMDKDRLAGIVTEGDILKLLAVPPRSDTLWLPSPLEVILEIPFRGLMQIRDLQNAYTDLGHKPVKDIMHKEVWTTTPETDIEDAAAEMVRRNVNRLPVMKGDQLVGIVTRDDIIHGLGGRK